In Zingiber officinale cultivar Zhangliang chromosome 11B, Zo_v1.1, whole genome shotgun sequence, a single window of DNA contains:
- the LOC122035319 gene encoding oligopeptide transporter 5-like, whose product MASAVLDHDPPPKHLDEDEDNDCPIEQVRLTVPTTDDPSQPCLTIRTWILGIVGCVLLAFVNQFFSYRSNQLSISSVCVQILALPIGRWMARVLPPTIIRIPLLNWSFSLNPGPFTMKEHVLVTIIASSGSGGNYAVGIVTIVKAFYHRGINTMAAMLLTQTTQLLGFGWAGLFRKYLVDSPFMWWPSNLIQVSLFRALNEEERRPKGGLSRLQFFLISLGCSFAYYIVPNYLFPAIGSVSVLCLIWKNSIPIQQIGSGLRGLGVGAFAIDWATATSWLQSPIAAPPFVLVNVLAGYVILIYILMPLCYWTNIYHARRFTFLTSHLFERGGAPYDLDRILDAESFSLDVRQYESYSDIYMSTFFAISYGIGFATLTATLSHVFLFDGQYMLKLWRQATSKANEKFLDVHGRMMKANYAAVPQWWFLVILVSMTALSIYACEGFGGALQLPYWGILLAIAMALFFTLPIGIIGATTNTFPGLNIITEMVIGYILPGQPMANVVFKTYGYISMSQAITFLSDFKLGHYMKIPPKSMFVAQLVGAVIANACYFGTAWWLLTSVPNICETDLLPPDTPWTCPSDSVFFSASIIWGVVGPYRMFGPGSIYVSLNYFFLIGLLAPVPVYVFHRLFPEKKWIRLINFPVIFGATGMMPPAKAINYNSWFVVGFTFNYWVFKRHKQWWGRYAYVLSAALDAGTSFMAVVAFFALGNYDIYAVNWWGGVLDDYCPLANCPTEAGAYIPNGCPQIQ is encoded by the exons atgGCTTCAGCTGTTCTTGATCATGATCCTCCTCCCAAACATCtcg ATGAGGACGAGGACAATGACTGCCCGATCGAGCAGGTCCGGCTGACGGTGCCGACGACCGACGATCCGTCGCAGCCATGCCTGACGATCCGCACATGGATCCTCGGCATCGTCGGCTGCGTCCTCCTCGCCTTCGTCAACCAGTTCTTTAGCTACCGCTCCAACCAGCTCTCCATATCCAGCGTCTGCGTCCAGATCCTGGCGCTGCCCATCGGCCGATGGATGGCCCGCGTCCTCCCGCCGACGATCATCAGGATCCCTCTACTCAACTGGTCCTTCTCCCTCAACCCCGGCCCCTTCACCATGAAGGAGCACGTCCTCGTCACCATCATCGCCAGCTCCGGCTCCGGCGGCAATTACGCCGTCGGCATCGTCACCATCGTCAAGGCCTTCTACCACCGCGGCATCAACACCATGGCCGCCATGCTCCTCACTCAAACCACTCAA TTGCTGGGATTCGGTTGGGCAGGATTGTTCAGGAAATACTTGGTGGATTCTCCGTTCATGTGGTGGCCGTCGAATCTCATTCAAGTTTCCCTTTTTAG AGCATTGAATGAAGAGGAACGGCGGCCGAAGGGCGGCTTGTCGAGGCTGCAGTTCTTCCTGATCAGCTTGGGGTGCAGCTTCGCCTACTACATCGTCCCCAACTACCTTTTTCCGGCGATCGGGTCTGTGTCGGTCCTCTGCCTCATCTGGAAGAACTCGATCCCCATCCAACAGATCGGTTCCGGCCTCAGGGGCCTCGGCGTCGGCGCCTTCGCGATCGACTGGGCCACCGCCACCTCCTGGCTCCAAAGCCCCATCGCGGCGCCGCCCTTCGTCCTCGTCAACGTCCTCGCTGGCTACGTCATCCTCATCTACATCCTCATGCCGCTCTGCTACTGGACCAACATCTACCACGCCCGCCGCTTCACCTTCCTCACCTCCCACCTCTTCGAGCGCGGCGGTGCCCCCTACGACCTCGACCGCATCCTCGACGCCGAGTCCTTCTCCCTCGACGTCCGCCAGTACGAGAGCTACAGCGACATCTACATGAGCACCTTCTTCGCCATCTCCTACGGCATCGGCTTCGCCACCCTCACCGCCACCCTCTCCCACGTCTTCCTCTTCGACGGCCAGTACATGCTCAAGCTGTGGCGGCAGGCGACGTCCAAGGCGAACGAGAAGTTCCTAGACGTGCACGGGCGGATGATGAAGGCCAACTACGCCGCCGTGCCGCAGTGGTGGTTCCTCGTCATCCTCGTCTCCATGACCGCCCTCTCCATCTACGCCTGCGAGGGCTTCGGCGGCGCCCTGCAGCTGCCTTACTGGGGCATCCTCCTCGCCATCGCCATGGCCCTCTTCTTCACCCTCCCCATCGGCATCATCGGCGCAACCACCAACACG TTTCCCGGACTCAATATCATCACGGAGATGGTGATCGGCTACATCCTGCCGGGGCAGCCGATGGCTAACGTGGTGTTCAAGACCTACGGCTACATCAGCATGTCTCAGGCGATCACCTTCCTCAGCGACTTCAAGCTCGGCCACTACATGAAGATTCCTCCCAAATCGATGTTCGTCGCTCAACTCGTCGGCGCGGTGATCGCCAACGCCTGCTACTTCGGTACGGCGTGGTGGCTGCTCACCTCTGTTCCGAACATCTGCGAGACCGACCTGCTTCCGCCGGACACCCCGTGGACTTGCCCCAGCGACTCCGTCTTCTTCAGCGCCTCGATCATTTGGGGCGTCGTCGGTCCTTACCGGATGTTCGGGCCTGGCTCCATCTACGTCAGCCTCAACTACTTCTTCCTCATCGGGCTCCTCGCCCCTGTCCCCGTCTACGTCTTCCACCGCCTCTTCCCGGAGAAGAAATGGATCCGCCTGATCAACTTCCCGGTCATCTTCGGCGCCACCGGAATGATGCCGCCGGCGAAGGCCATCAACTACAACAGCTGGTTCGTCGTCGGATTCACCTTCAACTACTGGGTGTTCAAGAGGCACAAGCAGTGGTGGGGCCGCTACGCCTACGTGCTTTCGGCGGCCCTCGACGCCGGCACGAGCTTCATGGCCGTCGTCGCCTTCTTCGCCCTCGGAAACTATGACATCTATGCCGTCAACTGGTGGGGCGGAGTCTTGGACGACTACTGTCCCCTCGCTAACTGCCCCACCGAGGCCGGCGCCTACATCCCCAACGGTTGCCCTCAAATCCAGTGA